The Plectropomus leopardus isolate mb unplaced genomic scaffold, YSFRI_Pleo_2.0 unplaced_scaffold20802, whole genome shotgun sequence region GCACCTCCACCTCTTCTGCTGCCTCTAactgtttctcttctttgaCCCTCTCCACCTCCCAGTTGTCCTTTATTTGTCCTGTCAAGTAGACAGCTCTGTCAGTGGTTTGCCGTTCCATCGTCTGCATTACAGAAGGTGCCACAGAGTCGCAACCAATGGCCTCGCATAGTGACCCAAGCCTGATTTTAACTGAAGTATCTGTACAAGGTGGGGGTGACGATGAGGGGCAGGGATGCTGGTCCGAGGTGTCTTCTGTCACTGTAACTGAGGTTGAGAGGTCAGGTGTTGCAGAACTTTCTGGCGTTGCAGGTGGATCACTTTGAGCACATGCAGCTGGAGCATCTGTGGACTGTGGCGAGGATAGACTGGACATTAGAAGATCGGGGGAGTCTGTGATGGGATTGGTGGAATCTGAGGTTGGTGTACCAACTTCAGCTGCATCAGAGTCAGTTGGGGCTGTGCTGGAAGGCTCAGCTGTAGCTGACTCCATCTTAGAAGGTGCGGAAGTAGCAAGCTGGAATTCTTCTCTGGTTTCCTCGATGCAAGAAGCCTCCTCAGCTGCAGATTCATCGAACTGTTGGGTCACAACAATCACAGGAGACGGAGACACTGTGCTCTGGTCACGGCTTTGAGTCACACCAGGGTCAGGTTTGGCATCAGTGTTAAGATCTGGCTCATTCTTAGGGACTTTCTGACCTCCTTCCTCCACCACAGGAGCAGGTTCTGGATCTTCAGCGGCCGCTGCTGAGGAGTCTCGAGCAGAAGTGGCTGGACTGTCTGGCGCAGAGCGAGGTGGTGTCAGGCCCAGCAGACTGTACTGACTAATGGCCAGGTCTGAGGTGTCCAATAAGAGATTGTTGCTCTTCTTACTGGCTGCATCCTGGACCGctgaggagaggacagacaggtaTGTTCAGCAAATGCATAAATTTATAGGACCCAAATGTGTGAATCCTAGCTAGTATGGCAAAGAAATGGCCAACCTTAATGTGCCTTATTCTGCCTTTGATT contains the following coding sequences:
- the LOC121965596 gene encoding flocculation protein FLO11-like, with the protein product CEQQLDYDSRVVQRRLYEEALLKITLPALSSKMDSKWKNELQQFEQYIFSDYSSFILVRNIYDDVLQSILSKEIETAVQDAASKKSNNLLLDTSDLAISQYSLLGLTPPRSAPDSPATSARDSSAAAAEDPEPAPVVEEGGQKVPKNEPDLNTDAKPDPGVTQSRDQSTVSPSPVIVVTQQFDESAAEEASCIEETREEFQLATSAPSKMESATAEPSSTAPTDSDAAEVGTPTSDSTNPITDSPDLLMSSLSSPQSTDAPAACAQSDPPATPESSATPDLSTSVTVTEDTSDQHPCPSSSPPPCTDTSVKIRLGSLCEAIGCDSVAPSVMQTMERQTTDRAVYLTGQIKDNWEVERVKEEKQLEAAEEVE